In Metarhizium brunneum chromosome 3, complete sequence, a genomic segment contains:
- the ALTA7 gene encoding Minor allergen Alt a 7: MAPKIAIVFYSMYGHIRQLAEAEKKGIEKAGGTADLFQIPETLSDEVLGKMHAPPKPTDIPTLEDPAILTKYDAFLLGIPTRYGNFPGQWKAFWDKTGGIWASGGYFGKYAGLFVSTGTPGGGQESTAIAAMSTLTHHGIIYVPLGYAKTFPQLTNLSEVRGGSPWGAGTFAGADGSRQPSALELELATIQGENFYQTVSKAFG, from the exons ATGGCCCCGAAGATTGCCATTGTCTTT TACTCAATGTACGGCCATATTCGGCagctcgccgaggccgagaagaaaGGCATTGAGAAGGCTGGTGGCACAGCCGACTTATTCCAGATCCCTGAAACGCTCTCCGATGAAGTTCTAGGCAAGATGCACGCTCCTCCGAAGCCAACTGATATTCCGACTCTCGAGGATCCAGCCATCTTGACGAAATATGATGCCTTTCTTCTCGGTATCCCTACTCGATATGGCAACTTCCCTGGGCAGTGGAAG GCCTTCTGGGACAAAACTGGCGGTATTTGGGCTTCTGGCGGCTACTTTGGCAAGTATGCTGGACTCTTCGTGTCTACTGGCACGCCTGGTGGTGGCCAGGAATCAACGGCAATTGCAGCAATGTCCACCCTTACCCACCACGGCATTATTTATGTCCCTCTTGGGTACGCAAAGACTTTCCCCCAACTAACTAACCTCTCTGAGGTCCGCGGTGGTAGTCCCTGGGGTGCTGGTACGTTTGCGGGGGCAGACGGATCACGCCAGCCGTCTGctcttgagcttgagctAGCCACTATCCAGGGTGAAAACTTCTATCAAACTGTCTCTAAAGCCTTCGGATGA
- the Cdc40 gene encoding Pre-mRNA-processing factor 17, whose protein sequence is MADFGEYPPNMAPEDAFVAQQQQTAKDHAVVPYSRESLALSPAGPANSLRNDPTALKRKNLLTGHANETFLSEHTFRSKHRAIERNGGLEREYQNSATLKAEAVRLRATRENKGDATVVEGAGAYIGPWAKYNRAKCDGIDDDEELRSDEEYEVVDGDGDDNSDVVESGTILQAPEVALARRKEVAELGDETTTFHGSEQYDYQGRSYMHVPRDLDVDLHKENGSATNYIPKKQIFSWKDHAKAVTALRFFPGSGHLLLSASADATVRIRDVYHDRMLLRTYSGHSKAISDVCFNSSGTQFLSASYDRMMKLWDTETGVCISKFTTGKTPHVIKFNPDPEHSGEFLAGMSDKKIVQFDVRTPNEIVQEYDHHLAAINTITFVDQNRRFMTTSDDKSLRAWDYNIPVPIKYVAEPDMYPMTNAAPHPSGKYVAYQSSDNQILVYGANDKFRQNRKKSYRGHNNAGLAIDLDCSPDGQFLASGDSGGFVCFWDWKTCKMYHKIKSGNQAVTCVKWHPQETSKVVSAGMDGEIRYWD, encoded by the coding sequence ATGGCCGACTTTGGCGAATATCCGCCAAATATGGCCCCAGAAGATGCGTTCGTcgcccaacaacaacagacTGCAAAGGATCACGCAGTAGTTCCTTATTCGCGTGAAAGCCTAGCACTTTCCCCAGCTGGTCCTGCAAATTCATTGAGGAATGATCCAACTGCTCTCAAGCGCAAAAATCTACTAACAGGCCATGCGAATGAGACATTCTTGAGTGAGCACACATTTCGAAGCAAACACAGGGCGATAGAGAGAAATGGAGGACTGGAACGAGAGTATCAAAATAGTGCCACACTGAAGGCGGAAGCAGTGCGATTACGAGCCACACGAGAAAACAAAGGGGATGCTACAGTAGTggaaggagctggagcctACATTGGGCCCTGGGCCAAGTACAATCGTGCCAAGTGCGACGGgattgatgacgatgaagaacTTCGCAGCGATGAGGAGTATGAGGTTGTGGACGGTGACGGCGATGACAACAGCGACGTGGTGGAGAGTGGGACGATACTTCAAGCGCCAGAGGTAGCGCTCGCGCGACGAAAGGAAGTCGCAGAGCTCGGGGACGAAACGACCACCTTTCATGGCTCTGAACAGTACGACTACCAAGGGAGATCATACATGCACGTCCCCCGAGATTTAGATGTCGATCTGCACAAAGAAAATGGCAGCGCGACCAACTACATACCCAAGAAGCAGATTTTTTCTTGGAAAGACCACGCAAAAGCCGTCACTGCGTTGCGCTTCTTTCCCGGTTCAGGACATCTATTACTCTCCGCCAGTGCCGACGCTACTGTCAGAATTCGAGACGTTTATCACGACAGAATGCTATTGCGAACGTACTCAGGCCACTCCAAGGCAATTTCAGACGTTTGTTTCAACTCTTCCGGTACACAATTTCTCTCTGCCTCCTACGACCGAATGATGAAGCTCTGGGACACAGAAACCGGCGTGTGTATCAGCAAGTTCACCACGGGCAAGACCCCTCACGTTATCAAGTTCAACCCCGACCCAGAACATTCCGGCGAATTTTTGGCGGGGATGTCGGACAAGAAAATCGTTCAATTTGACGTGCGAACACCCAATGAAATCGTCCAAGAGTACGACCACCATCTTGCTGCAATCAATACAATTACTTTTGTGGATCAGAACCGTCGTTTTATGACCACCTCAGATGACAAGTCTCTCCGTGCATGGGACTACAATATTCCTGTACCAATCAAATACGTTGCCGAACCGGACATGTATCCTATGACGAACGCGGCTCCTCACCCTAGCGGGAAATACGTCGCATACCAGAGCTCTGATAATCAGATCCTCGTATACGGGGCCAATGATAAGTTTCGCCAAAATCGGAAAAAAAGTTATAGGGGCCATAATAACGCTGGGCTGGCCATAGACCTGGACTGCAGTCCGGACGGACAATTCCTAGCATCAGGTGACTCAGGTGGCTTTGTATGCTTCTGGGATTGGAAGACGTGCAAAATGTATCACAAAATCAAGAGTGGCAATCAAGCCGTGACATGCGTAAAGTGGCATCCGCAGGAGACTAGTAAAGTTGTGTCGGCGGGAATGGACGGTGAAATTCGATATTGGGATTAA